A part of Candidatus Acidiferrales bacterium genomic DNA contains:
- a CDS encoding MerR family DNA-binding transcriptional regulator has product MRDTLTISVLAKRSGVPSKTIRYWESLGLLPRAARSHTGYRVFDSASLRYVAFIQKSKDIGLTLAEMREILRVTRTGRCPCPQVITWTQAKAKSLAGQIRALSVLLQRLKRIQRDWKRCSCSRQECCAVCSLIAGLPECPSSAGGKNEKNVECCNDRSMLSEMPARMSALPRRLSRSRAVAT; this is encoded by the coding sequence ATGCGCGACACGCTCACCATTTCCGTGCTTGCGAAACGCTCCGGCGTGCCCTCCAAGACCATCCGCTACTGGGAAAGTCTCGGATTGCTGCCGAGGGCAGCCCGCAGTCACACCGGTTACCGCGTGTTTGACTCCGCGAGTCTTCGCTACGTTGCCTTCATCCAGAAGTCCAAGGACATCGGCCTCACTCTCGCCGAGATGCGGGAAATCCTCCGCGTCACGCGCACCGGCCGTTGTCCCTGTCCGCAGGTCATCACGTGGACGCAGGCGAAGGCCAAATCGCTCGCCGGCCAGATCCGCGCTCTCTCCGTGTTGTTGCAGCGGCTCAAGCGCATTCAGCGGGATTGGAAGCGATGCTCGTGCTCCAGGCAGGAATGCTGCGCGGTTTGCAGTCTGATTGCCGGTTTGCCGGAATGCCCATCTTCCGCAGGAGGAAAAAATGAAAAAAACGTGGAATGTTGCAATGACCGATCCATGCTGTCCGAAATGCCCGCCAGGATGTCCGCCCTGCCCCGGCGACTAAGCCGTTCGCGCGCGGTAGCAACCTGA
- a CDS encoding superoxide dismutase: protein MTQAPGTAPAPHQLPPLPYAFDALEPYIDAKTMEIHHDKHHGAYVTNLNKALEGNAELARLSVEELISRIDSVPEAIRTAVRNNGGGHANHSLFWKIMKKSGGGEPKGELADAIKSSFGGFGDFKAKLNDAAMKRFGSGWSWLMMKGGKLAIESTPNQDNPLMSGGKPVMGVDVWEHAYYLKYQNRRADYLEAWWNTLNWEQIAENYAHAKK, encoded by the coding sequence ATGACACAAGCTCCAGGAACCGCGCCGGCGCCGCATCAACTGCCGCCGCTGCCGTATGCGTTTGACGCGCTCGAACCGTACATTGACGCGAAGACGATGGAGATTCACCACGACAAGCATCATGGCGCGTATGTGACGAATCTGAACAAGGCGCTGGAAGGAAATGCCGAGCTGGCGAGGCTTTCCGTCGAGGAATTGATCAGCCGAATCGACAGCGTGCCGGAAGCTATCCGCACGGCCGTGCGCAACAACGGCGGCGGACACGCGAATCATTCGCTCTTCTGGAAGATCATGAAGAAAAGCGGAGGCGGAGAACCGAAAGGCGAACTCGCGGATGCGATCAAGTCGTCGTTCGGCGGCTTTGGGGATTTCAAGGCGAAACTGAATGACGCGGCGATGAAGCGATTCGGGTCGGGATGGTCGTGGCTGATGATGAAGGGCGGGAAGCTGGCGATCGAGTCGACGCCGAATCAGGATAATCCGCTGATGAGCGGCGGGAAGCCGGTGATGGGCGTGGATGTGTGGGAACATGCGTATTATTTGAAGTATCAGAACCGGCGCGCGGATTACCTGGAAGCGTGGTGGAACACACTGAACTGGGAACAGATCGCGGAGAATTACGCGCACGCGAAGAAATAG
- a CDS encoding protein kinase, which translates to MLNSGTKLGPYEIQTPLGAGGMGEVYRARDARLGRDVAIKVLPEAFARDAERMARFQREAQVLASLNHPNIAAIYGFEDSGATHALVMELVEGPTLGERIASGRKGSSSGGTRADVKPASAGRATATQPIRTTPIAMDDALPIAKQIAEGLEYAHERGIVHRDLKPANIKITNSDAVKILDFGLAKALENDPAATDISTSPTISRMATQAGIILGTAAYMSPEQAKGKTVDRRADIWAFGCVLYEMLTGKMAFSGETVTDTLAAVIRAEPDWSLLPKDTPAHVRVLLQRCMQKDAKQRLRDIGDARIAIDEVLSGAAATVERQSHAAVKAPERGKQAWLPWVVAALCALVAMGLAGYLYFGREFDPGESTTLDVALPEGVSILTRDAPSVALSPDGRQIVFMGAKGSATQLYLRSLNEPDAKPIAGTENGASPFFSADGKWIGFFADGKLKKIPAEGGTAQVLADASVQRGGSWAKDGTIIFSPEYTGGLLRLRESGGQPEELVAPDTKKGERTYRWPDVLPNDKGVVFTIGMQNSAASYDEAEIAVYSFETKQIRVLTHGDMAVYSPNGYLLYYRTGVLFAAPFSESRMEITGDAVQLPEQVSGDPTSGAAYVAVATNGMMAYLSGGSATSTRTVTITDRKGESHVLPLPPRGYSIPRFSPDGKRLAMVVSDVTNFATNGRGDVWIYDFGSGSMSRLTFDGTDDYEAWSADGSKIYFDSSRGSGGGLYAKRADGTGGEQVILPNEGGSYLNPDAASPDGKVIVLTRPGGLLGDLSMTALGDKAKTTPLKTNAAGAEFSPDGKYLAYSSYQSSSYQAFVDTFPVGGGKWQISQENGAYPRWSKGGRELVYNTAGNQMMAVDVELKPTFHAGPPHVLFTLPPSEFSPMQTNPAVNYDVSADGERFVFLQTSSDGQQSSATLSVTLNLPAQIRGLMKK; encoded by the coding sequence GTGCTAAATAGCGGGACAAAACTTGGGCCATATGAGATTCAGACGCCTCTCGGAGCGGGAGGGATGGGAGAGGTGTATCGCGCGCGGGATGCGAGGCTGGGACGCGACGTGGCGATCAAGGTTTTGCCGGAAGCGTTTGCGCGCGACGCGGAACGCATGGCGCGGTTCCAGCGCGAAGCGCAAGTGCTGGCGTCGCTCAATCATCCGAACATTGCGGCGATTTACGGATTCGAGGATTCGGGCGCGACGCATGCGCTGGTGATGGAATTGGTCGAGGGACCAACGCTCGGGGAGCGCATTGCCAGCGGACGCAAGGGATCGAGCAGCGGGGGAACGCGTGCCGACGTAAAGCCAGCCTCGGCAGGCAGAGCCACGGCTACGCAACCGATCCGAACCACTCCGATTGCGATGGACGACGCGCTGCCCATTGCAAAACAAATCGCCGAAGGGCTGGAATACGCGCACGAGCGCGGAATTGTGCATCGCGATTTGAAACCGGCAAATATAAAAATCACAAACAGCGATGCGGTGAAGATTCTGGACTTTGGATTGGCGAAGGCGCTGGAGAACGATCCTGCCGCGACGGATATTTCCACTTCGCCGACGATCAGTCGGATGGCGACGCAGGCGGGAATCATTCTGGGGACGGCGGCATATATGTCGCCGGAGCAAGCCAAAGGCAAGACGGTAGACCGGCGCGCGGACATTTGGGCGTTTGGGTGCGTGCTATACGAGATGCTGACGGGCAAGATGGCGTTCAGCGGCGAGACGGTGACGGACACGCTGGCGGCGGTGATTCGCGCGGAGCCGGATTGGTCGCTGCTGCCGAAGGATACGCCAGCGCATGTGCGCGTGCTGTTGCAGCGCTGCATGCAGAAAGATGCGAAGCAACGCTTGCGCGATATCGGCGACGCGCGGATTGCGATTGACGAGGTGCTGAGCGGCGCGGCGGCGACGGTCGAGAGGCAATCTCATGCCGCGGTGAAAGCGCCCGAACGCGGTAAGCAAGCGTGGCTGCCGTGGGTCGTGGCAGCGCTGTGCGCGCTAGTGGCGATGGGGCTCGCGGGATATTTGTATTTTGGGCGGGAGTTCGATCCTGGTGAAAGCACGACACTCGATGTCGCTTTGCCCGAGGGCGTAAGCATTTTGACGAGAGATGCGCCCAGTGTGGCGCTTTCGCCGGACGGCAGACAAATTGTTTTTATGGGAGCAAAAGGCAGCGCAACGCAACTTTACCTCCGCTCATTGAATGAGCCGGACGCGAAGCCGATTGCCGGGACAGAGAATGGAGCGAGCCCGTTTTTCTCTGCCGACGGGAAATGGATCGGCTTTTTTGCGGATGGAAAACTCAAGAAAATCCCAGCCGAGGGCGGCACGGCGCAGGTTCTCGCTGATGCCTCGGTCCAGCGCGGCGGGAGCTGGGCGAAGGACGGGACGATCATATTTTCTCCTGAATACACCGGCGGTTTGCTGAGGCTGCGGGAATCCGGCGGGCAACCGGAGGAGCTTGTGGCGCCGGACACCAAGAAGGGAGAGCGAACGTACCGGTGGCCGGATGTGCTGCCGAACGATAAAGGTGTCGTCTTCACGATCGGAATGCAAAACAGCGCGGCGAGCTACGATGAAGCGGAGATCGCGGTGTATTCATTTGAGACGAAACAAATTCGCGTTTTGACACATGGAGACATGGCGGTGTATTCGCCGAACGGATATTTGCTGTACTACCGAACCGGAGTGCTATTCGCAGCACCTTTCAGCGAGAGCCGGATGGAGATCACGGGAGACGCAGTGCAGTTGCCGGAACAGGTGAGCGGCGATCCAACGAGCGGGGCGGCATACGTGGCAGTGGCGACAAATGGCATGATGGCGTACCTGAGCGGTGGCTCCGCCACATCCACTCGAACAGTGACGATTACGGATCGCAAAGGAGAGTCGCATGTTTTGCCCCTGCCGCCGCGCGGGTATTCCATTCCTCGATTTTCGCCGGACGGCAAGCGGCTGGCGATGGTCGTCAGCGACGTCACCAACTTTGCCACGAACGGGCGGGGCGACGTGTGGATTTATGATTTCGGAAGCGGAAGCATGAGCCGGCTGACGTTTGACGGTACGGACGACTATGAGGCGTGGTCGGCGGACGGTTCAAAGATTTATTTTGATTCGAGCCGTGGGAGTGGCGGGGGACTTTATGCGAAGCGAGCGGACGGCACGGGAGGTGAACAGGTTATTCTGCCGAATGAAGGCGGGTCGTATCTCAATCCGGATGCGGCTTCGCCTGACGGGAAGGTCATCGTTTTGACGCGGCCGGGAGGCCTTTTGGGAGACCTATCCATGACTGCGCTTGGAGATAAGGCGAAGACCACGCCGCTCAAGACAAATGCCGCAGGGGCCGAGTTCTCACCGGACGGGAAGTACCTCGCGTACTCTTCGTATCAATCGAGCTCCTATCAGGCATTTGTCGATACTTTCCCTGTGGGTGGAGGGAAATGGCAGATTTCGCAGGAAAACGGAGCCTATCCCCGTTGGTCCAAGGGAGGCCGCGAACTGGTGTATAACACCGCGGGGAACCAGATGATGGCGGTGGATGTGGAATTGAAGCCGACATTTCATGCCGGGCCGCCGCATGTACTGTTTACTCTTCCGCCCTCTGAATTCAGCCCGATGCAAACGAATCCGGCGGTGAATTACGACGTATCGGCGGACGGGGAGAGATTCGTTTTTCTGCAGACAAGCAGTGACGGCCAGCAATCGTCGGCAACGCTGAGCGTGACGCTGAACTTGCCGGCGCAGATTCGCGGGTTGATGAAGAAGTAG